In the genome of Hydractinia symbiolongicarpus strain clone_291-10 chromosome 5, HSymV2.1, whole genome shotgun sequence, one region contains:
- the LOC130645349 gene encoding ribosomal oxygenase 2-like has protein sequence MVKRKNSANGDNVAKSNKKVKKLSEANNNVNQYGKIDCKNSEAVIKSILGDNVKEFFSNYWEKKPYFIKRENTEFYGDLFNLSEVKDILKNHELNFETDVNVTRYLNEEKEVLNEDGRVTGKKFDALMKNKQATFQIHQPQRFSDNLWNAMEKLETYFGSLVGANIYVTPPSSQGLAPHCDDVEIFVLQLEGKKTWKLYKPMVELSRDYTQDLDEASIGEPFFTETLKPGDLLYFPRGTIYQAKSTDDGPSLHISISTYQQNTWGDFMNHAITQAIDEALEDDVSIRSGLPLNYSSFLGTAKNLGKYVTDDSSDSKKKLSSNENVNVVKEFRENVKQHLLKLMDHIDVNMAADSMCADFMASRLPPHGHVVKEDDEADRQVPTLESKIKIRYPDHVRVVYSSDDVEDEELSQIIEDDDSDMEEDEEEKEEEQEEKPATKSPKKSPKKKSNGEEKAESKAIGDKKSENKSSKKESKKTPVKSETEADDEDDDEDVDPEEDEPCIQIVHSLNNDREMHMIGDNMADFTGKIKFPVHFGRAAIALLESKDFMFVKDLDLDEDDDKLTLATSLFADDLIEIV, from the exons ATGGTTAAAAGAAAGAATTCTGCAAATGGTGATAATGTTGCAAAGTCAAataagaaagttaaaaaactgtctgAAGCTAATAACAATGTTAACCAATATGGCAAGATAGACTGTAAAAATTCTGAGGCTGTTATTAAATCCATACTTGGTGATAACGTCAAGGAATTCTTTTCTAATTATTGGGAAAAAAAACCTTACTTCATCAAAAGAGAAAACACAG AATTTTATGGTGACCTATTTAATCTCTCCGAAGTAAAAGATATTTTGAAAAACCATGAACTAAATTTTGAAACAGACGTTAATGTGACTAGATATCTGAATGAAGAAAAAGAAGTACTGAATGAAGACGGTCGTGTGACTGGAAAAAAGTTTGATGCGCTGATGAAGAATAAACAGGCAACATTCCAAATACACCAACCGCAACGATTTTCT GACAATTTATGGAATGCTATGGAAAAGCTGGAGACCTATTTTGGCAGCCTAGTTGGTGCAAACATTTATGTCACGCCTCCATCTTCGCAAGGTTTGGCACCTCACTGTGATGATGTGgag ATATTTGTTCTGCAATTAGAAGGCAAGAAAACATGGAAATTGTACAAACCAATGGTTGAATTGTCCAGAGATTACACACAAGATCTAGATGAAGCTAGTATTGGTGAACCTTTTTTCACAGAAACATTGAAG CCTGGTGATTTGCTGTATTTTCCTCGTGGCACCATTTACCAAGCAAAATCAACAGATGACGGACCTTCTTTACATATTTCTATTTCTACTTACCAGCAAAA CACCTGGGGCGACTTTATGAATCATGCAATTACCCAAGCAATTGACGAAGCTTTAGAAGACGATGTTTCAATTCGAAGTGGACTGCCTTTAAATTACTCTTCCTTTCTTGGTACAGCCAAAAATCTTGGAAAATACGTTACTGACGATTCCAGTGATAGTAAGAAGAAGCTATCATCTAACGAAAACGTGAATGTAGTAAAAGAGTTTCGGGAAAATGTGAAGCAGCATTTATTGAAACTCATGGACCACATTGATGTGAATATGGCTGCTGACTCGATGTGCGCTGATTTCATGGCTAGTCGTTTACCACCGCATGGGCATGTTGTTAAAGAAG ATGACGAGGCTGATCGTCAGGTCCCCACGTTGGAGAGCAAGATTAAAATAAGGTATCCAGATCACGTTCGGGTTGTGTACAGCAGCGACGATGTGGAGGACGAAGAGTTGTCGCAAATTATAGAAGACGATGATAGCGATAtggaagaagatgaagaagaaaag GAAGAAGAGCAGGAAGAGAAACCAGCAACTAAATCGCCTAAAAAGTCACCCAAAAAGAAATCCAACGGTGAAGAGAAAGCCGAAAGCAAAGCCATTGGTGACAAAAAGAGCGAGAACAAATCATCTAAAAAGGAGAGCAAAAAAACGCCCGTCAAATCTGAGACAGAAGCTGACGATGAAGATGATGACGAGGATGTAGATCCAGAAGAAGACGAACCTTGCATTCAAATCGTCCACTCACTCAACAATGACCGTGAGATGCACATGATTGGGGATAATATGGCTGACTTT ACTGGCAAAATAAAGTTTCCTGTGCATTTCGGAAGAGCTGCGATTGCTTTGTTGGAATCTAAAGATTTTATGTTTGTGAAAGATTTGGATTTAGACGAGGACGATGATAAACTGACGTTAGCGACATCACTGTTCGCCGACGATTTGATTGAGATCGTGTGA